A stretch of DNA from Acipenser ruthenus chromosome 21, fAciRut3.2 maternal haplotype, whole genome shotgun sequence:
GGGGCTGACCCCAGCAGCCATTGCACTCATCGCCCCTAGCAAACTGGCAGTAAGTATCCCTCCTCTATATGGACCTGAACTGTAGTCCCTTCAACGCTACATTTCACTGTAGACAGAACTGATATGAACCTAATTAAGCAGATTTGTGGTCATTTGAACCGGCTGgatacttaagaacataagaaaggttacaaacgagaggaggccattcggcccatcttgctcgttttgttgttagtagctttttgatcccagaatcacatcaagcagcttcttgaaggatcccagggtgtcggcttcaacaacattactggggagttggttccagactcccacaattctctgtgtaaaaaagtgcctcctattttctctgtGCAAAAATCCTGTTGATTTGCATTCGTTTTGATGCGTGTTTCTGTTCAGAAACGTGTTAATAAAATGGAGCAGCTGTTCTAGTTTTGATGTGTATTGAGACCCCTGATAACACTCTTGGTATAAAAACAATTCCCAGTGTGTGAAATATACCAGCGGCtggctgttttatttgttttttaaacagcccTAAAGTGTCCACGTCATTCTCTTTGTCAGACGTCTAAAGGAATCTTTTGGCAGCAGTGTTAAAAAAAGTCATCTAGGGGGCATTTCTTTAATGGGATCTCCATGGCAACAGAACTAGTTCTCACTGAAGGCAGAAACACCACAGCCAAGGTCCCCAGGCTGAGCTTTTAGCTTAAGCTTCTTGGAGTTACTGTATCGAATATTTCATAAATCATTATATACATGTCAGCCTGAATGCCATTTCACAGACACTCCAATACGTCTTATTTAAGTCTCAAATTAttttaccaataaaaaaaaaaaaaatccaggcgAGAATGTCAATGGTGAGagtgtagcgggcagtgttgtgtgatgctgtgccgttacggattctgtcccctgtcggtgagatgagcagaggagcccggctcttttgcatagtggttaagacactcactTTGCGGTGTGCGGGGTTGCCAGTTCACACCCTGttacaacagcaaaacaaaataattgacaatatactgtatgtacagggATATATTATAAGGCAAAAGACCTGGGGTGATACTGTTTAGTGCCTGAGCCAGCAGATCTGAGTGAGCagcccttctctctcctctcaggtgGTGCTGAGCACGGCTCAACTGTCCTGGATGACCCCCGAGCAGGCAGGAGCGGTGACCCCTGCTCAGTGGGCGGAGCTCAGCAGTGATCAGAGCCAGGCCGTCGCCATGGCGCAGTACGAAGGAGAGCTAATGCAGGACCCTCGGGGTAAGGGCACTCCCTTTATACACTGCTGGGAGGTAGATCAGGATAAGAGGAGATGACAAAGTATACTCCCTTTACACAATGGTATACCATATAATGCAGTGCCATCCTGTGgatgagtgttgaaactgcatCAAGGATCTTAAAGGAGAAGTCCAATCTGAACTTTGTGTACACAtatatttatgattttatttttttacgagcACCAgtattaaatgattttaaatcAACAGACAGTTATATTTTGTAACCTTTAAACTGCAATCTAACTACAGTAGGCACTGTCACTCGATTTGTGGACCAGTCAGTGATCCCcttgtctctctcgctctctcttcaGGGAGGAGCTTGGCCCCCACACAGCCCTCACCTGACAGCACCGCAGTGTGGCTCCTGGCTCTGGGCTCTGTTCTGTGTGCTCTGGTCTGAACTGGTTTGCAAGCACTTGGTGACTCTATTCTGCTTTCATCTTCTTTGCTTTTctgggggtaggggggggggtgtggaggggggggggggggggtgggggggagtgcAGTAATACTGTTTATAATAAAAGAGCTGAACCCACAACACTGTCTTGTTGTTTTGCTTTGGGTTACCTCTAAGGGGGAGGGGAAAAACACTTAAATGCCCTGAAGGAAACACAAAACAATGATTTGAAATCAGAGCTTACCAAATGAATCTGAAAATGGTAAATCTGAAAAGCAACATTGCCAAAAAGGTAACCTTCTATATGTTGTATTAATTAGAAGTGAAGCACCTAACTTATTTCTATCTTTTTGGGACACCGAGCTAGGGGGGTGGGGTGGCTGGGGGGGAGTCTAGTTGCACAATGGGCAGAGCAACAGAAGCAGCCATTCGTTCTTCAGAATCAAATTGCCTCAATCAGACCCAAAAGGTCTTTTGCCAGCAAGGCCATGTGACCCAAAACTCACAGAGCTTTTCCGTGTTACCATGGTGATTCCCCAGCCTTGCTGTTTGCAGTGCGccaagaaataaaagaaatagccCTTCCCTTTAGAGGATTTCATGTTTTggagcagggaggcaggcaggcaggcaggcaggctgacaggcagagaggcagggaggcagggaggctgaCTGCTTGAGCAAAACGAAGGAAAAACAGGAAGGAAACCCCTTTGTTTCAGAGTAAATGAACCCAAAACTGGAAATAAAAAGGAAACCTACCAAATGAATCCTACCCTTAGTTACTTATCCTGTGATATAAGTTAATATGATTTGCCTTTTGTTATTTAccaataaacattaaaacaatacattaggCTAAATGTAAATTATTGGTCTTTTACAGTTGTGAATTACTTACACATCTTTCTTCAGAATATAATATTACTAGTATATCATTTCTAGTATGTCATTATATATTTACCACCTCGCTATAAGAACTGAACTCACTGTGTGGGGACACATGAAATATGCTCATATAATCACAACAAAGCTGATTGTGTTAGAGCAGCTCTAGGTTTTATTAGGCATTTCCTTGCAATGTTTTTCAGGGTACACAGTGCTTTGTTTCTGCATGGCGTCCTGCATCTGAGACACAGTGCCAGGACAGCAATGTTAAAAGCTGTTACAGCATCTGCCAAGCGTGCCCCCGGGACTTTCTACTTGATCTGGCTGAGGGGTGGAGGGATCTTGATGTCTTGCCCCTTTTCCAGTCTCTTCTCACACTCAACCAGGTAATTCACTCCATCAATAACGGTTTGGACCAGCTCCACCTGCACATCGGGACAAACACAGGCGCTGATACTACCTTTGGGATTCTCCTATGCAAGGCAAGGACTGCTGACCAGGATATCTTTCCCACACTGATTACAAAtgaggtctattcaattgattggATTGACTACAAAAGTTACACAAATAATATATCTAGCTATGCACAGGAGTCTCTTTAGTGTATGTCTAATCTGTAAAGGACCAAAACACTACAAAATACTGATTAGACTTATATTAGTGCAAATGGAGTCTTATGTGAAGTGGATACACTGGCTATCAATGGGATATTTCGATGTCTTGAGATATCTACATACTTCAGACTTGCCGAGGCGGTCAAGGTTCGAGATGTCGAAGGTGCTGCCGACAGCCGCGGTGTCCACGCCACCTGTGCCTCGCTTCTGCAGACGCAGGTTGTCAAGGATCTTGGGGAAGCATGGATCCTGCAGAGAATGGGATAGAGGGGCTCATCAGGGCAGGGTTAGGATCCACTAAGgcgtttatgtgtgtgtgtctgtatgcctGTCAATTCACAAGGTGGATAAATGACTATATTATTTACATTGCACCCCTATAAATATTTTGAAAGTATCAGCAGTTTGGTTAAGTTTCCTGGTTTATAAAGACTGATTCATTTTTCCATTAAGAGTACAAAAGCAGTCTCTGCGTATGGAGAGGTTACCTTGCTGAGCCGAGGGAGGCTGATGTGCACGCCAGCCCTCAGGCCTGTCCCCAGATTGGAGGGGCAGGTCAGGACATAGCCCAGCCTCTCATTCCACATAAACTCCCAGCCTTTCTCCTTGATCAGCCTCTCCACCTGTCAGAAAACACACAGCCCTCAGTGCTCTGAATgtgcaatcacacacagcacacacactttACTACCATCATTGTAAATAACACATGCAGACAAAGACCCTAAATGCACATGCATGCCGACCTAAACAGACACacataaggtttttttttaaccatgtttttttaTCATTATGGGATGGATGCAGCTTCACAGTGATGACAGTAGGCCAGGCCGACAGTTTGCCCAACTGATGTGGCAAACATTCTCCTGCTGTCCTTCACACGTGACTCTGCCTGGACCCACCACTGTGGAGCCAGCTGGCCCAGTTAAGATTGTCTACAGGCAGACACTAGAGACACACAGACTCCCTACACATCCCCATCCTCTCAGTCTCTGTGTACCTCCTTGAGCCCCTTGCAGAAGCGCTCAAACACCCTCTTCATGTTGCCCCCCTTCTCCATGGAGATGACGCGGGTATGGTCCTCCTCGTTCACCCAGACCAAGAAGGTCTTCTCATTGTTGTGCCTGCCGTGGCCAAAACGTATAGATTAGAGAGGCTCTGAGGAGCTCACGGATGCCTTTAAACATTTTCCATTTGAAAAGATGGCAATACCCTTAAAAACTACAATTTGATAAAAACCATTCATAGTTTTTAGCATTACTTTTAGGAATTCGTTTTGCCATGATTGCATTTAGTTACAAGGcacatacatatatgtatatagacATTGCTGTGTAGCCAAGTAGCAACTATGCAATTACCTCATGAGGGCATAAGGGCAAATGCACTTTATAGCATTAAATATAACTTGCAGTATTGACCATTAACCCAATAATTCCCAAACACTTACTCCGTAATATGTTCCTTTTAATTGAAAGGGTTACCGAATTACACACTAGCACAGACATTACTTACTCAAATGTGCCTGTAATAGCTCCGCAGTAGCTCTTAAATAACCCACTGCTCAGGAGTCCTGAAGAGTGGGATCGCTTTCTTTCATTTATGCTCTATAGTCAAATATTGTGCTACTGGACGTATGTTTTTAACAATCGGTATAAAtcctctgcagtgtgtgtgttaaaCCTGCTGTCTGGGATCGTGTAGAAGAGAAATCTAGCAAGCTGAAAGATCTGCAGAGTATCAGATTAAGAAGGATGAGAAAGGGTGAATGAAGAGCAGACCCAGGCATGAATTATTGAAGcagtcttggcatgctctccatgCGGGAGGTAGGACGAATCTCAGTGGCACAGCCACAGAATTAAGGCAGTGATGTCTGGCAGTGCACTGGTCTATTTAGGATGGCACTGAAAAACAAGCCAGAACAAATCCTGATCACACTGGAGCATTGCCCAGCCctgtcaagtgtttttttttacctactgTTCAAATAGGGGTAGGATTTATAGATACTTCTTAGCTGATCTTCCAGTCCTGCTACATGGGTCTGAGTTTCTTTTTTCAACAGAAGGATCCACAACCTACCAGATTCCCCTGGCATCGGGCCAGTCACGAGCCATCCCTGAGCAGGTCAGCAGTGGAGAGACAGGCTTATCAAACAGGAAGTGATCCTGGACAGAACAGAAGGCACACGATAAGGGGCAATAAGAAGACTACGAGAGAAAGCTCTGTGTTAAACTGTTACTGCTCAATAAGGCCGGCATTAACGTcaatctttctgttttaaatctctctctctctcaatgcacagtatatttatatatctgcTCACGTCGATGagctgctgctgttccttctcTGTCATCTCAGTCAGGCTGTAGTAGCGCCCCAGCAGGTCTTCCTTCAGCCCGCTCAGTGCGTCCGCCACCACTCGCTCCACCTCCCGGCGCTCCGCACGGGTGCAGGCAGGGGGCAGGGCGAGCCCCCGAATACTGCGGCCCGTCCTCACCCGTGAAGATAGCACATAGCGCTCGTCGAAAACCCCTGACCGGATCTGAATGAGACACGTCAGGAGGGCTGTCAGTAATGCATCATTTATCTGAAGCTATCAATACTGGAAACACAAGTAGGGCAGAGGAAATGTTTTCACTGATTGAGTTAAACGAAGGTACAGTGAAATAAAAGGATGTGTTAAACCCTATAAGGTGTCATGTGTATTTAGTATTGATGTTGGATCCTAATACTAATGCAGTGGGAGTGAGCTCCTGTACCTACCTTACTGGCGTCTAGGTCAGTGGGGTGTCTCATAATCTGGGGGTCATAACCGTTGTGCCTCTCCTTAATGACGGGGTTAAATAATTCAGCAAATACCTGTACATGGCAGAAAATATATAATGAGTTCATTCTTATTTTGGGAACTGTGACACAATTCTGACAACGCAACTCATTATTTAAATTGCTTGTAAgtacaattacataaatacaaaacgAAACATGAAAATGTACCTCATTTTGTTGTGTTTCTTTCTGTATGCACACATTTGAATGTCACTCTTACCCATGTCCATGCTGTCCCTAATGTCCTCTTTGCCCCTCACCTGGTAGGACTCCTCGTCCCCAGCTACCATGCCAACGGTCTTAATGAATGGGTGGCCAGGATTGTCCACCCCGGTCTGGATGCATTGGTCCAGGGTGAAGCCATTGGGGGTGGCTTTGTCAATGAGCTCTGCATAGATAGCTGGGGTCAAGTGACTGGCCATACAGTTGTTGTGCTTCCTCAAGTCAGGGTACTCAGCACTGTCATGTagaaaaaagaaatcaatactgtaataaaaccacAGTGACATTTATACTGCACCCCCAGAGCTAGCCTCCTCACTGCATTGCTGGTAGCCAATCGAAACCACCGCAGTTACAACCTCTCAATGAAACTGGATTCACTTTTGCTGCAACATGTGATTTGTTGTGATTTTTACAGACACCTCATTAAGATCTAAATGTCAAGTCCTAACGCTATTATACTTGTTAAAGGTACTGTACTGTGAGGCTAAACCGTTTCGTATTTCTTTTCAGGTTCAATGGTTGTAGTACAGTGTGCAGCTGTACTTGTTTTATACAAAGATGTCGTTTTCTTGCAGCTGTGGTATTAATGATGCTATTATTTTGCTGTTGTAGTAAGAATAAACAGAACCAAGCAATGTTTTCccttttcttaaaacatttcagTTAGAATTCTAGAGGTTTCTGAAAGATAGACTGGAAAGTTTATTGTTACAAATGCATTGCTCTGTTGGGATTAACAGATCAGAGAATGAGGATTCATTGTACAGTACAAACCCAATCAAAGCTATACGTTTTAAACAGGCCATGTCGTGTGACTTGAGTCCATATTAATAAATCTGCAATCACATTCCATTGCATAAGGTTTTTTCCCTGGCAGATCTGTATTTTTACTGATTATGGTAACACTAAAAAGGgtgcaaatgtaataaaaaaaaatccttattctTTCTTTAACATGTCTATTTAAAGATCACAACCACAATTAACTAAATAATAACTTGAATTGCCCTATATAGCGTCTCTGTCACA
This window harbors:
- the LOC117427807 gene encoding creatine kinase U-type, mitochondrial-like, whose protein sequence is MASTFTRVLSRKKTVGILSLVGAGSLMTGYLINKDKVHASAQSSRRRYPASAEYPDLRKHNNCMASHLTPAIYAELIDKATPNGFTLDQCIQTGVDNPGHPFIKTVGMVAGDEESYQVFAELFNPVIKERHNGYDPQIMRHPTDLDASKIRSGVFDERYVLSSRVRTGRSIRGLALPPACTRAERREVERVVADALSGLKEDLLGRYYSLTEMTEKEQQQLIDDHFLFDKPVSPLLTCSGMARDWPDARGIWHNNEKTFLVWVNEEDHTRVISMEKGGNMKRVFERFCKGLKEVERLIKEKGWEFMWNERLGYVLTCPSNLGTGLRAGVHISLPRLSKDPCFPKILDNLRLQKRGTGGVDTAAVGSTFDISNLDRLGKSEVELVQTVIDGVNYLVECEKRLEKGQDIKIPPPLSQIK